The genomic region CCTGTGAAGGGTACATTGACCTGAAGTATCTTGACGAATCGGGATGTTGTCTGGAAAGTCCAGTCAGTTATAGTTACTCTCGCATTGGAGAGCAGAAACACCGAAGAGCAGGTCAAATCCTATGGAGACCGCATTAGTATTCTAGGGATATGGCAACCAGAGCAGTCGTTTGACTATGCTCTGGTACAAGGCAGTTTCCACAAGGAACGCTATGTTAAAGTGATGAACGCTCCTTGCCCAAAAGAGTGAGCAGACATTGCTACAAACCGGACGGCTCACAGTCGTGGTGCAAGATAATGGTTCGGCTCATACCAGTCATCTTGCCCGTGAGCACTGGCAGCAGTGGCAGTCGAAAGGGCTATATCTCTTTTTTCTCCCCCAATACAGTTCACATATGAATCTGATTGAAGCGCAGTGGCATCAACTCAAAACCCATGAAATAGCCGGAAGGATTTTTGATAACGAGTATGATTTAGCGAATGCCATGATTGAGGGCATGGAGAATCGAAGTCAACAAGGGGGATGGACACTGGAACGTTTTATGTTTAAATCTGCCTAGCTACTTACTAACTGGGTTACATCACTTGCTTTTAGTCCTGATGGCAGTACCCTTGCTAGTGGTAGTGTTGACTACAAGGTCAAGTTATGGGAAATTGCTACAGGTCAATGCGTTCAAACCTTGGAGGGACATGAGAATGAGGTGTGGTCAGTTGCATGGAGTCCAGATGGTAACATCTTAGCCAGTGGTAGCGACGACTCCTCAATTCGGTTGTGGAGCGTCCGCAATGGTAAATGCCTTAAAATCTTCCAGGGACATGCGAATTATGTGCTTTCTACTGTCTTCAGTCCTGATGGAAAGGTGTTAGCCAGTGGCTGTGCTGACAACACAATCAAGCTGTGGAATATTAATACCAGTCAATGTTTCAAAACTTTTGAGGGACACGCTAATCCAATCAGATCGGTTACATTTAGTCCTGGTGGACAAACACTGGCGAGTGGCAGTGAAGATCGCACAGTAAAGTTATGGGATCTCGGCAGTGGTAAATGCCTCAAAACTTTCCAGGGACATGTTAATGGAGTATGGTCGGTTGCTTTTAATCCGCAAGGCGATCTTCTAGTCAGTGGTAGCCACGATCAAACAGTCAGGTTATGGGATATCAGCAACGGTGAATGCCTTCAAACCTTTCAGGGACATTCTAGTTGGGTATCTTCAGTTGCCTTCAGTCCGCAAGGCGATCTCCTAGCAAGTGGCAGCCGCGACCAAACAGTAAAGCTATGGAGTGTTAGCACGGGTCTTTGCTGCAAAACCTTCCAAGGGTATACCAATCAAACACTCTCGGTTGCCTTCAGTCCTAATGGGCAGACCGTAGCTAGTGGCAGTCAGAACTCTGAGATTCGGCTGTGGAATGTCAGCACTGGTCAAACTCTGAAAATTTTTCAAGGACACCGGGCTGCTGTACAGTCAGTTGCATGGAGTCCTGACCGTCAAAAACTAGCAAGTGGCAGTCATGACTCCTCGGTTCGGTTGTGGGATGTCGGCACTGGTCAAACCTTGAAAACTTGCCAAGGACATGGGGCTGCAATCTGGTCAATTGCATGGAGTCCTAACAGTCAGATGTTGGCAAGTAGCAGCGAGGATCGAAAAATAAAGTTGTGGGATGTCAGCACTGGTCAAGCCTTAAGAACGTTCCAGGGACATCATGCTGCAATTTGGTCAGTTGCTTTTAGTCCGTGTGGGAGAATGCTAGCAAGTGGTGCTTTAGACCAGACACTCAAGTTGTGGGATATCGACACTGGTAATTGCCTCAAAACGTTAGAAGGGCATACGAGTTGGGTTTGGTCAGTTGCTTTTAGTCCGAATAGTGAATTGCTAGCAAGTACCAGTTCGGATCAAACGTTAAGGTTATGGAGTGTCAGCACTGGTGAATGTAAAAGAATTTTACAGGTAGATAAGGGTTGGTTGCAACTAGTTGCTTTTAGTCCAGACAGCCAAACGCTAGCTAGTAGTAGTCAAGATTGCACGCTCAAACTCTGGGATGTCAGCACTGGTGAATGCCTCAAGACTTTGCCAGGACATACGGCGTGGGTCTGGTCAGTTGCATGGAGTCGAGATAATCAAACTCTGGCTAGCGGTAGTGAGGATGAGACAATTAGACTATGGGATGTAAAAACAGGTGAGTGTGTAAAAACTCTCAGATCTGAGAAACTCTACGAACGCATGAACATAACGGAGGTTACAGGCTTGACCCAAGTGACTGTGACGACGCTCAAAGCGCTGGGGGCAGTTAATAAAAATATTTGATAAATGTAGTTCATGCCTAGACAAACTAAGTCAGCACAATGAACAAAAATCAGCAGTTTTGTAACCTACGCTCGTTAGGTTTTGCTTATGTACTCGCTATTGCTCTTGCCGTTGAAACAGCAAGGTGCAAGATTTGTCACTAGGAAATTGTCATGTGAACTATATAAAGTTAGGATGGGTAAAGCTCTCTCTACCCATCCTACAACTGAGCGTAACAACCTATTCAGAGATAGATATTGTTAACTAAGCCTGCTCCAGGAAAAGGAATAGATCGGCGGAAGCTATCAAACATTGGCGAGAATGTCCGTTGGTAATCCTTGCTCAAATGCTTTAATCAAAATGCTTTCCATATCAAACTCCATGTCATCCGAAGATTTGAAGATGCTCTCAGTCAGGCTGCTTGTATCATAATCACAATCCAAAGATTGCCGATCGATCGCTGTAGCTGTTAAAGTTGCCATGATTTTCTCCTTGTAATTGAGTAGTTTTGTTGAGAGTGTTGCGGACAAGTTTTGTTTATACGCGAATAGCTGACAATCAGATTTCATCAGTGCTTGTTTACTCTAATGCTTTCAACACATGCGCTAGTTCCTCCTCTGATATGTAATCTTGACTGGGTGGACTGAAACACAGCAGTGCAGTCTCGTAGCAAGCTTTTGCCACCTGGACACGCTCATCAGATGTAAGCTCAGTCATCATCTCTACTGTCTCGTCTACGTGTCCGACATCATTACCAACACCACTATGTACCCGCAAGCAACGAGTAGCATGGGTATTAGGTGGCAGCAAAGCCTCTACCCTTTGGATGTAATCTTCTTTGATTCCCATAGCTAAACGCTCCATTGTATAGGAATAACCAACACAACCAATCGGATCTCTTGCCTGTACGCTTCGAGTGAAATAATCTACCAAAGTTGCTGCTGCTGGGGGAACAAGTTCTTTCACCACAGCCTCAGCCTTATATCCCATAGACTGGATATCGAGCAGGGCGAGTCGGTCGTGACCCGCTTCCTCACTGGCTTTTTGTGCAGCCCACTGAGCTAAAACCATGCGTCCAGCTGAAGCGAAGCGCCAAGCAGCTGTCTCCATCAGTTCTGGCGTAGAGTAGGTTAGATGATAAGAACCTGCCAATCGCCATACCCAACGTGCGCGGGTCAAAGCAGGTGGTCTGCGGCGAGTCTTCACCCGACTCCAAGCTAACGCTATTGCTCCATCCAACTGCTTTTGAGTTTTAGCTTTGTTGCTTGCGTCAACTGACTTTTCACTGAAGATAATGCCTTGCTTTGCAGAACTAGGTTGATGCGCCCAAGTGCGTTTAGCAGTCTTCACCACTGCTGCATCAGCCACAAAACCCGTCGATGCATCATCAGTTGCAGATTGTTGGTTACTATTAGGCTGGCTACTATTAGATGTATACTGCCAAGAGCAGCTAGCAGTTTTCACCACTGTTGTATCAGCTACAAAACCCGCTGATTCAGCACTCTTGAAAGAAGTCATGTCACTTGGCGATGGTATAGAAATCTCAGATGTTTGTTCGCCAGCCTCAAACTGTTCGGTCATTTGCACTTCCTCGGTTTGATGTTTAGCGTTCATTGTTAGCGAACTAGCTCCAATAAAGGTTGACAAACAGCTTTAATCGTGCATCAAAAAGTATTGGACGACTTTCCTCATCTCTAAATAGCAGATTTATTTGCGATCGTGAGGACAAGATACGTAGTGCTACTTCTGTCGATTTCGCCCTGCCTTCTCGAATGCGTCTATCGAGAGAGGCGTTATGAATTTCAGTTTGCTAGCTTCAAGATAATTTTCCAAGCAAAGATAACAAAGTTAAGAAAAAAACTTGAATTTGTGGATGTCAACAGTAGCTTAAAGCTAAAGCTGGAAATAGTTTCAGCTTTCCAAAAGTGTACGAAAAGACAAATTTTTATAATTTCTTAACATTCTTAAGTTTTAGATTGTCGGCTTAACTTGCTTAAATTTTAAAACTTTATAAAATTCACGAGGGTGAGTAGATAACACCAGTTTAGTTTGTCAAATATTAGTGATAAGGTATGATTATTTTACTGTGGCGATCGCAACATAGGATACACTAACGCTTCAGTCACAGCTATGCGATCGCCATAAGTTAAGCAAGCAATATAAGTAATTCCTCGATCGTCGATAAAAAACTAAATTTAAGAACGTTAGCCAATTCTAGCGTTTATAGCAGCTAATTACTGAAATCCTTTTCCAATGGAAGTTAGAGCAACTTCCAGCCAAAGGTTTTCATAGAAATTTCGATTTTTTGCTTATCTTTTTTATCTTTACTTGCTAAAAGCCGATCCAAGTAGCACATTGGTAGTCACTGGCAATAATTTCCACGCAGACATCAAACTCTACAGTCAACCAAAGGATTGACGATTCCAACACAATTCAGCTTCTACTCCTTTTTACATAGTAGAGGTTTTTAGGTGATGCAGCGGTTCAATTACTACAGAGATTTGCTTACAGATTATTCCAAGCCAGATTTGATTTCCAACGAGTTAGCGGTAAAGCTACTCAACGACGCAGAAGCATACATATCTCTGCGCGAGGAGGCACTTCCTCAAATTACCACAAACTATAGCCTAGTACAAATAAAACGAGAAAACAAAGATTGGTGGTCTACGCATTGTGAAGCCTGGCGACAAGGGCGGGGTGATATTTTAGCAAGGGAGTACACTGATGGACTGGTATACCTTTGTGCGGACGGACCTTTTTACGGCAGAACCGCAGTAAAGCATAGAGAAGAACATTGGTGGGCAATTACCGCTCAGCCAGGTGTCACGATGAGTTGGCCCATTGTGATGTTCCATGATGAAGTCGTCTATACGGAATGGTGCTGTATAGATAACGAGATCAATGAAACAATTGCTAAAGGTAATGAGACTATACTACGACGCGGACACCGAGGCGGCTGCTATTTAAAAAGCGCGCATCTAGATTTTTCTCGCGATGTTTATGCACCAAATGAATTTTTATACTGGCTCAGACGCGAACCAGAAACTTAGTAGTTATTCGGACGAAAAGCTAACTCAAAGCATTGTTTTTAAGTAATGAGGAGTGAAAAAATTCCAAATTCGATTGAGTGTAGGAAAAGCCAAGAAGAAAGTTGCAGTTTCTTAAAGTAATGGGTGTGATTTTATGAACTCTAATCGCTTACTTGAGAGCCAAGAATTCCACACTATTGATATAGATTCGCTGATTGAAAATGCTAGAATGGTGGGATTTCAAAAGTTCTTGCTTCAGTCTCATCCTCTTTTGAGTAAAGTTTTTGAATTTATCGAAGCACGCTATTGTGATTCAATTAGTCTGCGAGAGGTGGCTGAAGCAGTTGGTCGTTCTCCGGCGTACCTGACTGACCTGGTGCGGCGGGAAACTGGAAAAACTGTGCTGAGCTGGATTGTGGAACGCCGCATGGCAGAAGCACGCTGTCTATTACTTGAAACCGGTCATTCAGTAGAGCAGATTGCTGAAGCAGTAGGTTATTTTGATAGACGGCATTTCAGTCGCTTATTTCTCCGGTTCCACGGATTGACTCCACAGGCTTGGCGGAGAAAATATCAAGGTAGGAGCGTTCCACTTTTGCAAGTAGACCTGAAAGAGGAAAAGCCAAGCAATCTGATTGAGCAAAGAGCCAAAACTATAACTGCTGTAGAAGCTCAAAGACTACAGGTTTGTATACAAGAGATTGTTGAGATTCTGTATCAGAATATAACAATTGGTCAAGAGAACTTGAATGAGGCTTTTCTGTAGAAACTTGTAGATGCTATTTATTGGGGGTTATTCAAATCATGAACCAACATCTATTTCACGATGAAATTACTCTGGCAGAACAAGCAGAAGAATTAGCAAAAAAGGCAATTAAGTTAGGGTTAATTCCAAGTTTTGTCGTCCGCCACTTTCCAGATAGTTGGGAATTCTATATCCCTAACGAAAAGGAATCTGCTGCTCTGACTCCAGAAGAAGCATATCTTCAG from Chroococcidiopsis sp. SAG 2025 harbors:
- a CDS encoding AraC family transcriptional regulator, which gives rise to MNSNRLLESQEFHTIDIDSLIENARMVGFQKFLLQSHPLLSKVFEFIEARYCDSISLREVAEAVGRSPAYLTDLVRRETGKTVLSWIVERRMAEARCLLLETGHSVEQIAEAVGYFDRRHFSRLFLRFHGLTPQAWRRKYQGRSVPLLQVDLKEEKPSNLIEQRAKTITAVEAQRLQVCIQEIVEILYQNITIGQENLNEAFL